One window from the genome of Candidatus Auribacterota bacterium encodes:
- the modA gene encoding molybdate ABC transporter substrate-binding protein, whose amino-acid sequence MNRTICYLAPFIGACLLLSGCGPREKSLLFFCGSAVKVPMEEIARAYERERGVKVLVNYGGSGSLLSQMELSHKGDLYLAGSPDYISIGERKKLLIPATDKKVAYLIPAIIVPKGNPAHIRSLTDLARSGVRLGMGNPETVCLGLYGIEILNYNKLLAPVLKNVVVFTKSCEDTAMLAVLGKVDAILGWDVFASWNPKEVEWIRLAPDAIPRIAYIAIAIPVYAKDQDLSQDFINYVTGPTAKKIFEHWGYITDETRAREFAPHARIGGEYILPHDYFRILRHEE is encoded by the coding sequence GAACTATCTGTTATCTCGCACCATTCATAGGCGCGTGCCTCCTCCTGTCCGGGTGCGGGCCGCGGGAGAAAAGCTTGCTCTTCTTCTGCGGGTCGGCGGTGAAGGTTCCGATGGAGGAGATCGCCAGGGCGTACGAGCGCGAGCGGGGGGTAAAGGTCCTGGTGAACTACGGCGGATCGGGGAGCCTTCTCTCGCAGATGGAGCTGTCGCACAAGGGAGATCTGTACCTCGCCGGATCGCCCGACTACATCAGCATCGGGGAGAGGAAGAAGCTCCTCATCCCCGCCACGGATAAAAAGGTTGCCTACCTCATCCCGGCGATCATTGTCCCGAAGGGGAATCCAGCGCATATAAGGTCTCTCACGGATCTCGCGCGGTCGGGGGTACGCCTGGGAATGGGAAACCCTGAAACGGTCTGCCTCGGGCTTTATGGCATCGAGATTCTGAATTACAACAAATTACTGGCGCCGGTATTGAAGAATGTGGTGGTGTTCACGAAGAGCTGCGAGGACACCGCCATGCTGGCCGTGCTCGGGAAAGTCGATGCGATCCTCGGATGGGATGTGTTCGCCTCCTGGAACCCGAAGGAGGTTGAGTGGATAAGGCTGGCACCTGATGCTATTCCACGGATTGCCTACATCGCGATTGCCATCCCGGTCTACGCGAAGGATCAAGATCTCTCTCAGGATTTCATCAACTATGTCACGGGGCCCACAGCAAAAAAGATATTTGAACATTGGGGATATATCACCGACGAGACGCGCGCCAGGGAATTCGCACCGCATGCGAGGATAGGCGGCGAGTATATTTTGCCTCACGACTATTTCAGGATACTCCGCCATGAAGAATAA
- a CDS encoding ABC transporter permease subunit, with translation MKNKIFTIAFAGVLTLLVLFLLILIYSLFAQLHGPGALRGIHRSELLFAIRLTLVTATAASLLALLLALPTAYVLARYRFPLRDAVDTLLYLPVVLSPIALGALLLIFFNTIPGRLVDRALGGVVFEVGGIVAAQFIVIIGLAISLVKSTFEGINPVYEGIARTLGATRFTTFTRVLLPMSKNGIVAAFLLTWARAVGEFGATVTLAGATPMKTETLPVAIFLSFASADISRACVFILIAVGISLAVLFILRKLHARTTQPLL, from the coding sequence ATGAAGAATAAAATTTTTACCATTGCCTTTGCCGGCGTCCTCACGCTCCTTGTTCTTTTCCTTCTCATCCTCATCTATTCGCTCTTCGCGCAACTCCATGGTCCCGGGGCGCTCAGGGGGATCCACCGCTCGGAACTTCTCTTTGCAATCAGGCTGACACTCGTCACCGCGACCGCCGCCTCGCTCCTGGCGCTGCTCCTCGCCCTCCCCACCGCCTACGTCCTGGCGCGCTACCGCTTCCCCCTGCGGGATGCCGTTGATACCCTCCTCTACCTGCCGGTCGTGCTCTCCCCCATCGCCCTCGGCGCGCTCCTCCTCATTTTTTTCAACACGATTCCGGGGAGGCTGGTAGACCGCGCCCTTGGAGGAGTTGTCTTCGAGGTGGGCGGGATCGTCGCCGCCCAGTTCATCGTGATCATCGGCCTCGCGATCAGCCTCGTGAAATCAACCTTCGAGGGGATCAATCCGGTCTACGAGGGGATCGCCCGGACGCTCGGGGCAACGCGCTTCACGACGTTCACGAGAGTGCTCCTCCCCATGTCGAAAAACGGCATCGTCGCGGCGTTCCTCCTGACATGGGCGCGCGCGGTCGGCGAATTCGGAGCGACGGTGACGCTCGCGGGAGCGACACCGATGAAAACGGAGACGCTCCCGGTGGCGATCTTCCTGAGCTTCGCGAGCGCCGACATCAGCCGCGCGTGCGTCTTCATCCTGATCGCCGTGGGAATCTCGCTCGCGGTCCTGTTCATATTGAGGAAACTCCATGCTCGCACTACGCAACCTCTGCTGTAA
- a CDS encoding ABC transporter ATP-binding protein, whose protein sequence is MLALRNLCCKAGRFSLRDLNLDLGAGKYLVLVGPTGSGKTTLIKCIAGLLRVSGGTICLGSREITHLDPSQRNIGLLPQDYSLFPHLDVRGNILFGPLARRTPRDEAEGRLRRLADVLGIRDLLGRGTGNLSGGEAQRVALARALIVHPEAILLDEPFSAVDPGMRTRLWFEIKEILRLLNVTVIHVTHNLDEASAVGDSIGVLIDGMLEQVGIRDEVMLRPSTERVARYQGIRNIYRGEIVNIERGKITVQCGTLNIVALQESSCRVGQHVTVCVRPQDIKIIKEGEPLREELRDNQYEAEIVSSYLCNDFCSMTVRSCVEFELRFPSYIYRRHNLCTGKKITVAIRQDAIVIFPTMPDRATGQPVN, encoded by the coding sequence ATGCTCGCACTACGCAACCTCTGCTGTAAGGCGGGACGGTTCTCTCTTCGCGACCTGAATCTCGATCTGGGCGCAGGGAAGTATCTTGTCCTCGTGGGCCCGACGGGGAGCGGGAAGACGACGCTCATCAAATGCATCGCGGGGCTCCTCCGCGTTTCGGGAGGCACCATCTGTCTCGGATCACGGGAGATCACGCACCTGGACCCCTCACAGAGGAACATCGGGCTCCTCCCCCAGGATTATTCCCTCTTCCCCCATCTGGACGTCCGCGGGAATATCCTGTTCGGTCCCCTTGCCAGGAGGACGCCGCGGGATGAGGCCGAGGGTCGGCTTCGCCGCCTCGCGGACGTGCTCGGGATTCGAGACTTACTGGGAAGAGGCACCGGAAATCTCTCGGGCGGCGAGGCCCAACGGGTGGCGTTGGCACGCGCGCTCATCGTACACCCTGAGGCCATACTCCTCGATGAGCCGTTCTCGGCGGTCGACCCCGGCATGCGCACGCGCCTCTGGTTTGAGATAAAAGAAATACTCAGGCTGTTGAACGTCACCGTTATCCACGTCACGCACAACCTCGACGAGGCCTCAGCAGTCGGCGACAGCATCGGCGTGCTGATCGACGGGATGCTCGAGCAGGTCGGCATACGGGACGAGGTCATGCTGCGGCCGTCAACGGAGCGGGTGGCGAGGTACCAGGGGATACGGAACATCTACCGCGGTGAGATAGTGAACATCGAGCGCGGCAAGATCACGGTGCAGTGCGGCACCCTGAATATCGTCGCACTCCAGGAATCATCCTGCCGGGTCGGCCAGCATGTGACCGTCTGTGTAAGGCCGCAGGATATTAAAATCATCAAGGAGGGAGAGCCGCTCAGAGAAGAACTCAGGGACAATCAGTACGAGGCAGAGATCGTATCATCCTACCTCTGCAACGACTTTTGCAGCATGACAGTGCGCTCCTGCGTGGAGTTTGAACTGAGGTTCCCCTCGTACATCTACAGGAGGCACAACCTTTGCACGGGGAAGAAGATCACCGTCGCGATCCGCCAGGACGCCATCGTCATCTTCCCCACAATGCCTGATCGCGCGACCGGCCAGCCGGTCAACTGA
- a CDS encoding phosphate ABC transporter ATP-binding protein — protein MTGEAQIRVRNLNVHYGQERALKDITVDIPARKITVIIGPSGCGKTTLLKSFNRLIDLVEGVRVSGEVLVDGKNIFDPAVEITAIRKKMGLLSQKPYPLPMSVFDNVAYGPRIHGVRDKRQLAKLVEHHLRQAGLWEEVKDRLQLPASRLSVGQQQRLCLARGLAVEPEIILGDEPTSALDPKSSRRIEGIFLELKQSYTIVLVTHILRQARRLADYVIFLYMGELVEHGPAERVFSNPREAMTREYIQGIIS, from the coding sequence ATGACAGGCGAAGCGCAGATACGCGTGCGGAACCTCAATGTCCACTACGGACAGGAGCGCGCGCTGAAGGATATAACCGTGGACATACCCGCCAGGAAGATCACGGTCATCATCGGTCCATCCGGCTGCGGGAAGACCACCCTGTTGAAGTCTTTCAACCGCCTGATCGACCTTGTAGAAGGGGTGAGGGTTTCCGGCGAGGTTCTCGTGGATGGTAAGAACATATTCGATCCGGCGGTCGAGATTACCGCCATCAGGAAGAAGATGGGGCTCCTCTCGCAGAAACCCTATCCGCTGCCGATGTCGGTCTTCGACAATGTCGCATACGGGCCGAGGATACACGGAGTGAGGGATAAGAGACAACTGGCGAAATTGGTCGAGCATCATCTCAGGCAGGCGGGACTCTGGGAAGAGGTGAAGGACAGGCTGCAGCTCCCGGCATCGAGGCTCTCTGTCGGGCAGCAGCAGCGGCTCTGCCTCGCGCGGGGGCTGGCGGTCGAGCCCGAGATCATCCTGGGCGATGAGCCCACCTCGGCTCTCGATCCAAAATCGAGCCGGCGGATCGAGGGGATTTTTCTCGAGCTCAAACAGAGCTACACCATCGTTCTCGTGACCCACATCCTGCGCCAGGCGAGGCGGCTCGCCGACTACGTGATTTTTCTCTACATGGGCGAGCTTGTAGAACACGGCCCCGCAGAGCGGGTTTTCAGCAACCCGCGCGAGGCGATGACGCGGGAGTATATCCAGGGAATCATCAGTTGA
- the pstA gene encoding phosphate ABC transporter permease PstA: MDRRKVEEGIFKFLMLASAFIILALLALIVTTVIVKGLPAMSFAMITQTPKGGYYLGKEGGILNAIIGSLYLAGGATLLAFLIGLPVVLYLNAYARRGSLLATFTRFSFDVLWGVPSIVYGAFGFTLMLFFGLGSSLLGGIITVALLILPVMTRAMDEVLRLVPAELTEASYALGATRLETSLKVLVRQALPGIATAVMLAFGRGIGDAASVLFTAGFSDSVPCSLFRPAATLPLAIFFQMGTPFPEVQERAYASAFILTALILVISIAARLLAGKYARHVVR; this comes from the coding sequence ATGGACAGAAGAAAGGTAGAAGAGGGTATATTCAAGTTCCTGATGCTCGCCTCCGCATTCATAATCCTGGCGCTCCTCGCGCTGATTGTGACGACGGTGATTGTGAAGGGCTTGCCCGCCATGAGCTTCGCAATGATCACCCAGACACCGAAGGGCGGCTACTACCTAGGGAAGGAGGGTGGAATTCTCAATGCGATCATCGGCTCTCTCTATCTCGCAGGGGGAGCGACGCTCCTCGCATTTCTCATCGGCCTTCCCGTGGTGCTCTACCTGAACGCCTATGCGAGGAGAGGCTCCCTCCTGGCGACCTTCACCCGTTTCTCGTTTGACGTGCTGTGGGGCGTCCCCTCCATCGTGTACGGTGCATTCGGCTTTACCCTGATGCTCTTCTTCGGCCTTGGATCTTCGCTCCTGGGAGGCATCATCACCGTGGCGCTGCTCATCCTGCCGGTGATGACGAGAGCGATGGATGAGGTGCTGCGATTGGTGCCCGCAGAGCTCACGGAGGCCTCGTACGCACTGGGGGCAACAAGGCTCGAGACCTCGTTGAAGGTGCTCGTCAGGCAGGCGTTGCCGGGCATCGCCACCGCCGTCATGCTCGCGTTCGGGAGGGGAATCGGGGACGCGGCATCGGTGCTGTTCACCGCCGGCTTCTCCGACTCAGTCCCTTGTTCGCTCTTTCGCCCCGCGGCGACGTTGCCGCTGGCGATTTTCTTCCAGATGGGCACCCCGTTCCCCGAGGTGCAGGAGAGGGCATACGCCTCGGCGTTCATACTGACTGCGTTGATTTTAGTCATCAGTATCGCAGCGAGATTGCTCGCGGGGAAATATGCCCGGCACGTCGTGAGATAG
- the pstC gene encoding phosphate ABC transporter permease subunit PstC gives MTRTRRVFKDKCARIVTQALSVGASLLVFLMLLALYQRSRPILALHPLMSLLCSRAWQPLRGLFGFLPFIMGTLWVTGVAIAIAVPLSLLTAIYLSEYAPRTVREWTSPLIDLLAGIPSVVYGIWGVLVIVPMIKNHIAPFFGVISTGYTVLAGGIVLAIMVFPIIIHVATEVFRSVPSEIREASLALGATKWQTVKHVVMRRSLPGIIAAIGLGVSRAFGETMAVLMVAGNVAKIPSSVLDPAYPLPALIANNYGEMLSIPLYDSALLLASLVLLMVVLLFNLFSRIILMRVEGGMH, from the coding sequence GTGACTCGAACCAGAAGAGTATTCAAAGACAAATGTGCGCGCATCGTCACGCAGGCGCTGTCGGTTGGCGCTTCTCTCCTCGTCTTTCTGATGCTCCTCGCCCTCTACCAGCGGTCGAGACCGATCCTGGCGCTCCACCCCCTGATGTCACTGCTCTGTTCGCGCGCCTGGCAGCCGCTGCGGGGCCTTTTTGGATTTCTCCCCTTTATCATGGGGACGCTCTGGGTGACGGGCGTGGCGATCGCGATCGCGGTTCCGCTCTCACTCCTCACCGCAATTTACCTCTCTGAGTATGCGCCACGCACGGTACGGGAATGGACCTCCCCGCTCATCGACCTGCTTGCCGGAATCCCCTCGGTCGTTTACGGAATCTGGGGAGTGCTGGTGATCGTGCCGATGATCAAGAATCACATCGCGCCGTTCTTTGGTGTCATTTCAACCGGTTACACTGTCCTCGCCGGTGGCATCGTGCTCGCGATCATGGTATTTCCAATAATCATCCATGTCGCCACGGAGGTGTTCAGGTCTGTTCCCTCGGAGATCAGGGAGGCTTCGCTGGCGCTCGGCGCGACGAAGTGGCAGACGGTGAAACACGTGGTCATGCGCAGGTCCCTCCCCGGAATCATTGCCGCGATCGGCCTGGGGGTGTCACGGGCGTTTGGAGAGACGATGGCCGTGCTCATGGTGGCGGGGAATGTCGCGAAGATCCCTTCCTCGGTGCTGGACCCCGCCTATCCCCTCCCGGCGCTGATCGCCAATAACTACGGCGAGATGCTCTCCATCCCGCTCTATGACTCGGCGCTTCTGCTCGCGTCTCTTGTGCTTTTGATGGTGGTCTTGCTGTTCAATCTATTTTCCAGGATTATACTCATGAGAGTCGAGGGAGGGATGCATTAG
- a CDS encoding DUF2490 domain-containing protein — MRIRVVCGAILVLFIGALAWGDDDWKMWNTYSFKLPVIKKKVDLNGIFETRFRDDMDEFYHYHFYMGPDYYPWKWLILGMQYGNIQEGDPGEFNTEHRLMFFVTPKFKLADLGVDKFALGDLSLTLQNRLDMRIRYYKDHVYTWRYRFYPKVSYPVFKSEKLTISPYTANAFYFDLTNGIAFNQNRVYGGLSFQLFKFLTLDWYYMRLAERSGRGGEWTGSNVCGTAVSYNF, encoded by the coding sequence ATGAGGATACGGGTAGTATGCGGTGCGATCCTGGTACTATTCATAGGGGCGCTGGCGTGGGGGGATGATGACTGGAAGATGTGGAACACCTATTCATTTAAACTTCCGGTGATTAAGAAGAAGGTGGATCTGAACGGCATCTTTGAAACCCGCTTCCGTGATGACATGGACGAGTTCTACCACTACCATTTCTACATGGGGCCGGACTATTATCCATGGAAATGGCTCATCCTCGGGATGCAATACGGTAATATTCAGGAGGGAGACCCGGGCGAATTTAATACCGAGCACCGACTCATGTTTTTTGTGACGCCGAAGTTCAAGCTCGCCGATCTGGGGGTGGATAAGTTTGCGCTGGGCGACCTCTCCCTGACCCTTCAGAACCGCCTCGACATGCGGATCAGGTATTACAAGGATCACGTCTATACCTGGAGATACCGGTTCTATCCGAAGGTGTCTTACCCGGTGTTTAAATCGGAGAAGCTCACGATCTCTCCCTATACCGCAAATGCTTTTTATTTCGACCTCACCAATGGCATCGCGTTTAATCAGAACAGGGTTTACGGCGGCCTCAGCTTTCAGCTCTTTAAATTTCTCACTCTTGACTGGTACTACATGCGGCTTGCGGAAAGGAGCGGTCGAGGCGGCGAGTGGACGGGAAGCAATGTGTGTGGCACGGCAGTTTCATATAATTTTTAG
- a CDS encoding substrate-binding domain-containing protein yields MQKKLLIPVVMCVAILQAGMRAGRAGAEELKGSITVSGAWALYPMAVKWAEEFQKIHPAVKIDVSAGGAGKGMADALAGVADIGMVSRAINPSEAQKGAWWVAVTKDAVVSTINENNPVIQALLARGVKRETLVGIWIRETVKNWGAVAGNDRKDPIHVYTRSDACGAAQTWAEYLGGKQEDLQGTGVYGDPGLAGAVKSDVLGVGFNNINYVYDAKTLAQVKGIKVLPIDLNGDGRIDEGEDFYKSRSDITKAINDGKYPSPPARELYFVCKGKPEKEIVDEFLKWVLTDGQRYVPQTGYINLSAEKLSGELKKLEGK; encoded by the coding sequence ATGCAGAAAAAGCTGTTGATTCCAGTGGTGATGTGCGTTGCGATTCTCCAGGCGGGAATGCGCGCGGGCCGTGCGGGTGCAGAGGAGTTGAAGGGTTCAATCACCGTTTCGGGTGCGTGGGCGCTCTATCCGATGGCGGTGAAGTGGGCTGAGGAGTTTCAGAAGATCCATCCGGCGGTGAAGATAGATGTCTCTGCGGGAGGCGCCGGCAAGGGGATGGCCGATGCGCTGGCCGGTGTCGCCGATATCGGCATGGTGTCCCGTGCGATCAACCCCTCGGAGGCGCAAAAAGGGGCGTGGTGGGTCGCGGTAACCAAGGACGCTGTGGTCTCCACGATCAATGAGAACAACCCCGTGATACAGGCGCTCCTCGCCAGGGGGGTGAAGAGGGAAACCCTCGTTGGGATATGGATACGTGAAACGGTTAAGAATTGGGGGGCAGTCGCGGGCAATGATCGGAAGGACCCGATCCATGTGTACACCCGCTCCGATGCCTGCGGTGCCGCTCAGACATGGGCTGAGTACCTCGGCGGGAAACAGGAGGATCTGCAGGGGACGGGGGTGTATGGAGACCCGGGGCTGGCGGGCGCGGTGAAGAGCGACGTGCTCGGGGTTGGATTCAATAATATCAATTACGTCTATGACGCGAAGACCCTTGCGCAGGTAAAAGGGATAAAAGTGTTGCCGATAGATCTCAACGGAGATGGCCGCATCGATGAGGGAGAGGATTTCTATAAAAGCAGGAGTGATATTACGAAGGCCATAAATGATGGGAAGTATCCCTCCCCACCTGCCCGCGAGCTCTATTTTGTCTGCAAGGGCAAGCCTGAGAAGGAGATCGTGGATGAGTTTCTGAAGTGGGTACTCACTGATGGCCAGAGGTATGTACCCCAAACAGGCTATATCAACTTGTCCGCGGAGAAGCTCTCCGGAGAGCTCAAGAAGCTCGAGGGTAAGTAA
- a CDS encoding Rrf2 family transcriptional regulator, whose translation MRVSKKGEYALRAMIHLSRNYEKGVVRIREISKKERIPEKFLEQILLSLRKAGLLQSRRGLGGGYALSRHPREITLARVIRVIDGPLAPLGCTSTWAHVSCPEEKSCGLRRVMLEVRNAIAGILEGVTFADLGGGGNRARGKKPTPRAKVKRIERGGKGYVCRKSC comes from the coding sequence ATGAGGGTTTCAAAAAAGGGGGAGTACGCCCTGAGGGCGATGATTCATCTCTCCAGGAACTATGAGAAGGGCGTGGTGCGGATTCGCGAGATTTCTAAAAAGGAGAGAATACCGGAAAAATTTCTCGAACAGATCCTGCTCAGCCTCAGAAAGGCGGGCCTGCTTCAGAGCAGGAGGGGCTTGGGCGGAGGCTACGCGCTGAGCAGGCACCCGCGGGAGATCACCCTCGCGCGAGTGATCCGCGTCATTGACGGGCCGCTCGCCCCGCTGGGCTGCACGAGCACCTGGGCCCACGTGAGCTGCCCGGAGGAGAAAAGCTGTGGCCTCCGTCGCGTGATGCTGGAGGTGCGAAACGCGATTGCGGGAATTTTAGAAGGCGTCACATTTGCCGATCTGGGCGGAGGAGGGAATCGCGCCCGCGGGAAGAAACCGACGCCACGGGCGAAGGTGAAGAGAATTGAACGCGGAGGGAAGGGGTATGTATGCAGAAAAAGCTGTTGA
- a CDS encoding ABC transporter permease → MLELTRISKTYQMGKASVHALMDLSLKVKEGEFVAIIGPSGSGKSTLLHVIGCLDRPDTGSYRMGGRELTKLTDDQLAVLRNRMMGFVFQQFHLLPYASALENVELPLIYAGQRHLKEKARARLGEVGLSERAAHRPTEMSGGEQQRAAIARSLVNEPPIILADEPTGNLDSKSEAEVIKILEGLNKQGKTVVIVTHEPEIARRARRIISMRDGRIISDEQKGPEVGEDNVARPTGQFESLMASAHAGVGKAELGDHIRQALRAISSHKMRSSLSMLGILIGVGAVIAMLALGRGAKESIAQRLASMGSNLLMVRSGSHRVHGVALEAGSVTRLTLQDADAIAKFSEVRRVSPAVQGRAQVVYGNKNWNTQVEGTGVDYKDLRASNPTVGRFFTAEEVRSREKVTLLGTTVSRALFGDVNPVGSTVKINRINFQVIGVLPEKGAMGPRDQDDTVVVPISTAMYRLLGKDYLDSIYVEGADPAVMEAAESAVKELIIKRHRLSKEREDTFEIRNMAEMQAALESTTKTMTWLLGSIAAISLIVGGIGIMNIMLVSVAERTREIGLRKAIGARGMDIMVQFLIESAMMTFSGGLAGIALGVGASALMANLAGWAVRVSLSSVLLAVTFSIGVGLLFGLWPAKSAAALNPIEALRYE, encoded by the coding sequence ATGCTGGAGCTGACACGCATATCCAAAACATACCAGATGGGGAAGGCGAGCGTCCACGCCCTCATGGATCTCTCGCTGAAAGTCAAAGAGGGAGAGTTTGTGGCGATCATCGGCCCCTCCGGCTCGGGGAAATCTACGCTCCTCCACGTCATCGGATGCCTGGACAGGCCCGACACCGGCTCATACAGGATGGGGGGACGCGAGCTCACCAAACTCACGGACGACCAGCTCGCGGTGCTCAGGAACAGGATGATGGGTTTTGTCTTTCAGCAGTTCCACCTCTTGCCCTACGCCAGCGCATTGGAGAATGTCGAGCTCCCGCTCATCTATGCCGGTCAGCGCCACCTGAAGGAAAAAGCGCGCGCCAGGCTGGGGGAGGTCGGCCTCTCGGAGCGAGCTGCTCATCGACCCACGGAAATGTCGGGGGGAGAACAGCAGAGGGCGGCGATCGCGCGATCCCTTGTCAACGAACCACCCATCATCCTCGCGGACGAGCCGACGGGAAACCTCGACAGCAAGAGCGAGGCCGAGGTCATTAAGATACTCGAGGGTCTGAACAAACAGGGGAAAACGGTCGTCATCGTTACGCATGAGCCGGAGATCGCCAGGCGTGCCAGGAGGATCATCTCCATGCGGGACGGGCGGATCATCTCTGACGAGCAGAAAGGCCCAGAGGTTGGAGAAGATAATGTGGCGCGCCCGACGGGACAGTTCGAAAGCCTCATGGCCAGTGCCCACGCGGGAGTGGGGAAGGCGGAATTAGGGGACCATATACGCCAGGCGCTTCGCGCGATCAGCTCCCACAAGATGCGTTCCTCGCTCTCGATGCTCGGTATCCTCATCGGCGTTGGCGCGGTCATCGCGATGCTCGCCCTCGGCCGCGGCGCGAAGGAATCGATCGCCCAGAGGCTCGCCTCGATGGGGTCCAACCTCCTCATGGTTCGTTCGGGCTCCCACCGGGTTCACGGCGTGGCGCTCGAGGCTGGTTCGGTGACGCGGCTTACCCTTCAAGATGCCGATGCGATTGCAAAGTTTTCAGAGGTGCGGCGGGTGTCGCCGGCGGTTCAGGGACGCGCGCAGGTGGTCTACGGCAACAAGAACTGGAACACCCAGGTCGAGGGGACGGGCGTGGATTACAAGGACCTGCGGGCCTCGAATCCAACTGTGGGCAGATTCTTCACCGCGGAGGAGGTCAGGAGCCGCGAGAAGGTCACCCTCCTGGGGACCACCGTCTCTCGCGCGCTGTTCGGGGATGTGAACCCGGTGGGTTCGACAGTGAAGATCAACCGCATCAACTTTCAGGTGATAGGGGTCCTCCCCGAAAAAGGAGCCATGGGGCCTCGCGACCAGGATGACACCGTGGTGGTCCCCATCAGCACTGCGATGTATAGGCTCCTCGGGAAAGACTACCTCGATTCGATCTATGTCGAGGGCGCCGATCCTGCGGTGATGGAAGCCGCGGAGAGCGCGGTCAAGGAACTGATTATCAAGCGGCATCGGCTCTCAAAGGAAAGGGAGGACACCTTCGAGATCCGCAACATGGCGGAGATGCAGGCGGCGCTCGAGAGCACCACGAAAACGATGACCTGGTTGCTGGGCTCCATCGCGGCGATCTCGCTTATCGTAGGCGGCATCGGTATTATGAATATAATGCTCGTCTCGGTTGCGGAGCGGACGAGGGAGATCGGCCTGCGCAAGGCGATCGGGGCGCGAGGCATGGACATCATGGTGCAGTTTCTCATCGAATCGGCGATGATGACGTTCAGCGGAGGGCTTGCGGGGATCGCGCTCGGGGTCGGCGCCTCAGCCCTCATGGCGAACCTGGCGGGCTGGGCGGTGCGCGTCTCACTGTCCTCGGTACTGCTTGCGGTGACATTCTCTATTGGCGTGGGATTGCTCTTTGGGCTCTGGCCCGCTAAGAGCGCCGCCGCCCTCAACCCGATCGAGGCGCTGCGGTACGAATAG
- a CDS encoding efflux RND transporter periplasmic adaptor subunit, translating into MTLKNLIGALAIVIIVGAILIIRREKRADETITEITPFYCNIRAVISTTGDVEPQNRLELKPPIGGRVEEILVHEGDKVKIGQMLAWMSSTERAALLDAARSQGAEALKYWSDVYKPTPLISPIDGDVIVRAVEPGQTVTSTTPVLVLSDRLIVNALVDETDVGKVKVGQQAIVSLDAYPDVKAPSRVDHISYESKTVNNVTIYEVDVLPEKVPDVFRSGMSAVVEIVEASKENVLCLPLEAVRRTKRGGEVLLAQGNGKTPVKQKVALGIADDKNVEIVSGLTTNDTVVIRSAKKKLPKGAATGSNPFMPSMPRPR; encoded by the coding sequence ATGACACTAAAAAACTTGATTGGTGCGCTGGCAATTGTCATTATCGTCGGCGCGATATTAATTATCCGTCGCGAAAAAAGGGCCGACGAGACGATCACCGAGATTACCCCGTTCTATTGCAATATCCGCGCGGTCATCTCGACGACGGGCGACGTTGAGCCCCAGAACCGCCTCGAGTTAAAGCCGCCGATCGGCGGGCGGGTCGAGGAAATACTGGTGCACGAGGGGGACAAGGTGAAGATCGGCCAGATGCTCGCCTGGATGAGCTCGACCGAGCGGGCGGCGCTGCTCGACGCGGCGCGGTCACAGGGGGCGGAAGCGCTGAAATACTGGAGTGATGTGTACAAGCCCACGCCGTTGATATCCCCGATTGACGGGGACGTGATTGTGCGCGCGGTGGAGCCGGGGCAGACGGTCACTTCGACGACCCCCGTGCTCGTGCTCTCCGACCGCCTCATCGTCAACGCCCTGGTTGATGAGACCGATGTCGGCAAGGTGAAGGTCGGGCAGCAGGCCATCGTCAGCCTCGATGCGTACCCTGACGTGAAGGCCCCATCGAGGGTGGATCACATTTCTTATGAGTCCAAGACCGTCAACAACGTCACGATTTATGAGGTGGACGTGTTGCCGGAAAAAGTGCCGGATGTCTTCCGGTCCGGGATGAGCGCGGTCGTGGAAATCGTGGAGGCGAGCAAGGAGAATGTCCTCTGCCTGCCGCTTGAGGCCGTGAGGAGAACGAAAAGAGGCGGGGAAGTGCTGCTCGCCCAGGGGAACGGGAAAACGCCGGTCAAACAAAAGGTTGCGTTGGGGATTGCTGACGACAAGAATGTGGAGATTGTCTCGGGGCTCACCACCAATGATACGGTGGTGATCAGGAGTGCGAAGAAGAAACTGCCGAAGGGCGCGGCGACGGGGAGTAACCCGTTCATGCCAAGCATGCCCAGGCCAAGGTAA